TAATTAGTATGATATGAAATTCCGAAATTAACTTTCGTAGTATCACCTAGAATCAATTGTGGTCTAGTATTTCAATAGCCATAGTCTTCACTTCATACTCTTAAAGAGTTGTAACCTAGAATTTGATTACTATTTTGTATAAAGAATGCCAATGAGATTATGAGATAATTTCTTCCAGATAGATAATGCAGAGAAGACTACCGTTCCTAGTTTGCAACCGTTACCATGTACTCCCTACCCCATTTTTCCGCCAACTATCCCTTTCATCCTTCCCGCCAAATTCACCGGCTTTAACGTCTCTATGCTCCAACGGTCCACTGAGAGAAGCCATGGTCGAAATGACCGTTCAAGGCCTTGACATGAAGTTCGAAGGCTACTACACGCTCTTGAACGAGTGTGTAACCAGAAGGGCCTTGAGAGAAGGTCAAAGAGTCCATGCCCACATGATCAAAACCTGTTATCTTCCGCCGGTGCACCTCCGGACCCGGCTCATTGTTTTCTATAACAACTGTGATTGTCTGGGCGATGCACGCCGTGTGCTCGATGAAATGCCTCTGAGAAATGTGGTGTCGTGGACGGCCATGATTTCGGCTTATTCTAAGAGAGGGTACGCCTCCAAAGCCACCGATCTTTTTCTACAGATGTTAAGATCTGGTACTATTGGGTTTCATTCTACAATTTCAAGTTAATTTTTGTTGTTTAATTATGTTACGTTGTCTTGTGCGTTGGTAATGTTGTGTAAATATTGCAGATGAGGGACCTAATGAGTTCACGTTTGCAACGGTACTTACTTCATGTACTGGTTCTTGGGGGTATGACTTGGGCAGGCAAATCCACTCTCttataataaaaacaaagtatgaaTCGCATATATTTGTTGGCAGCTCGCTTCTTGACATGTATGCCAAAGCTGGTAGAATGCTTGAAGCGAGACGAGTTTTTGACAGCTTGCCTGAAAGGGATGTTGTCTCTTGTACAGCTATAATCTCTGGCTATGCCCAGCAGGGTCTTGATGAAGAGGCTTTGGAGCTGTTCCGGCAGTTGCAGAGGGAAGGAATGACTGCGAATTATGTCACTTATGCCAGTGTTTTGACGGCATTATCAGGGCttgctgctttggaccttggcaGGCAAGTTCACAACCATGTGCTTCGTTGTGAAGTGCCTTCATATGTGGTTCTTCAGAACTCCCTGATTGATATGTACTCAAAATGTGGAAAGCTAAGTTACTCAAGACGAGTTTTTGATACCATGCCCGAGAGAACTGTTATCTCATGGAATGCAATGCTCGTAGGGTATAGTAAACATGGAATGGGAGAAGAGGTGGTTAAGCTTTTCAAGCTaatgagagaagaaaataaaatcagaCCAGACAGCGTCACTTTTTTGGCTGTTTTATCTGGTTGCAGTCATGGAGGAATGGAAGACAGAGGGATGGAATTCTTTTATGAGATGGCGAGAGGGGACAATGGAATTGAGCCAGAGCTTGAGCATTATGGATGTGTTGTTG
Above is a genomic segment from Rosa chinensis cultivar Old Blush chromosome 3, RchiOBHm-V2, whole genome shotgun sequence containing:
- the LOC112194765 gene encoding putative pentatricopeptide repeat-containing protein At3g13770, mitochondrial: MQRRLPFLVCNRYHVLPTPFFRQLSLSSFPPNSPALTSLCSNGPLREAMVEMTVQGLDMKFEGYYTLLNECVTRRALREGQRVHAHMIKTCYLPPVHLRTRLIVFYNNCDCLGDARRVLDEMPLRNVVSWTAMISAYSKRGYASKATDLFLQMLRSDEGPNEFTFATVLTSCTGSWGYDLGRQIHSLIIKTKYESHIFVGSSLLDMYAKAGRMLEARRVFDSLPERDVVSCTAIISGYAQQGLDEEALELFRQLQREGMTANYVTYASVLTALSGLAALDLGRQVHNHVLRCEVPSYVVLQNSLIDMYSKCGKLSYSRRVFDTMPERTVISWNAMLVGYSKHGMGEEVVKLFKLMREENKIRPDSVTFLAVLSGCSHGGMEDRGMEFFYEMARGDNGIEPELEHYGCVVDLLGRSGRVEEAFEFIKKMPSEPTAAIWGSLLGACRVHSNVKIGEFVGFRLLEIESENAGNYVILSNLFASAGRWEDVRTVRELMTKKAVIKEPGRSWIELDQVLHTFHASDRSHPRREEVSAKVREISAKLKEVGYSPDMGCVLYDVDEEQKEKILLGHSEKMALAFGLIATPEGVPVRVIKNLRICVDCHNFGKLVSKVYGREVSLRDKNRFHHMVGGICSCGDYW